A genome region from Fervidobacterium changbaicum includes the following:
- a CDS encoding B12-binding domain-containing radical SAM protein, with product MKKRKILLVNPWIEDFAAYDFWLKPVGLLYVGSFLKSLGIEVELIDLMNRYDPELPLYTKVPKDKFYGTGKFPHIEIKKPDILYFMPRKYKRYGMPEELFRKRLKEVKNDISAVFVTSTLTYWYPGYFDTIRVLKEELSVPVVLGGFFARNQLHIAKKSGAYVFTKTDLSYLPRFLNDLLGWNIPSTDIDWFTDLSPAYELYNNLGYVVLLTTLGCPYRCTYCIAHRNWDNMKFKDPEKILEEIELFSEMLKVKDIVFFDDAILVNKERHFKPILRKILERNLHKSLRFHLPNGIHARLLDQETADLLFEANFKTIKLGYETSGKLQIATGGKVRDEDIIRASEILHNAGFTHKEVSAYIMVNLPEQSVEDVKNAIDVCASIDIDFSVNEFTPIVGTDIWIDLVNKGKLTGLEDPLLLNNTVLPYWWNNMSYEQIHEVKEYAKQKKIELGWSKTEV from the coding sequence ATGAAGAAAAGAAAAATACTGCTCGTAAACCCCTGGATTGAAGATTTCGCTGCTTACGATTTTTGGTTAAAACCCGTTGGTTTGCTATATGTAGGTAGCTTTTTGAAAAGTCTTGGCATAGAAGTCGAACTAATAGATTTGATGAACAGGTACGACCCTGAATTGCCGCTGTATACGAAAGTTCCAAAAGACAAATTCTACGGCACTGGGAAGTTTCCACACATAGAGATTAAAAAACCAGACATATTATATTTCATGCCTAGAAAATACAAAAGATACGGAATGCCTGAAGAACTTTTTAGGAAAAGATTGAAAGAAGTTAAAAATGATATAAGTGCAGTTTTCGTAACATCTACTTTGACTTATTGGTATCCTGGTTATTTTGATACTATACGTGTTTTGAAAGAGGAACTTTCCGTTCCTGTTGTGCTTGGGGGGTTCTTTGCAAGAAATCAGCTTCACATAGCCAAGAAATCTGGAGCGTATGTTTTCACAAAAACAGACTTGAGTTATCTACCTCGCTTTCTTAACGATTTACTTGGATGGAATATTCCCAGCACAGATATTGATTGGTTCACAGACCTGTCACCTGCTTATGAGTTGTATAATAATTTAGGATACGTTGTTTTGTTGACAACACTTGGTTGTCCTTATAGATGTACATATTGTATTGCCCACAGAAATTGGGATAATATGAAATTCAAAGATCCAGAGAAAATATTAGAAGAGATAGAGCTGTTTTCTGAAATGTTAAAGGTCAAAGACATCGTTTTCTTCGACGATGCGATACTTGTGAACAAAGAAAGGCACTTTAAACCTATTTTAAGAAAAATCTTGGAAAGAAATTTGCATAAAAGCCTCAGATTTCATTTGCCAAACGGTATACATGCGCGATTGTTAGACCAAGAAACTGCGGATTTACTTTTTGAAGCCAATTTTAAAACAATCAAACTTGGATACGAAACATCCGGTAAGCTCCAAATTGCAACTGGTGGCAAGGTTAGAGATGAAGATATCATTCGCGCATCGGAAATCCTACACAACGCTGGTTTTACACATAAAGAAGTCAGCGCATATATTATGGTTAATCTGCCTGAGCAAAGCGTTGAGGACGTCAAGAACGCAATAGATGTTTGTGCGAGTATAGATATAGATTTCTCCGTTAACGAATTTACTCCAATTGTTGGAACGGATATTTGGATAGACCTGGTAAACAAAGGAAAGCTTACAGGTCTTGAAGATCCATTATTGCTTAACAATACAGTGTTACCTTACTGGTGGAACAATATGAGTTACGAACAGATACATGAAGTGAAAGAATATGCTAAACAAAAGAAAATTGAACTTGGGTGGAGTAAAACAGAAGTTTGA
- a CDS encoding cell division protein ZapA has product MRKVKISVFGKDYEFATDGSDELIDYVLRRLKELQISYRSLYDEIPFDELLVLMICDLLENEYNTQKELDQLYNRVKEKIRTLG; this is encoded by the coding sequence ATGAGGAAGGTTAAAATATCAGTTTTCGGCAAAGATTACGAATTTGCCACTGATGGCTCTGACGAACTCATAGATTATGTACTCAGAAGACTCAAAGAGCTCCAAATATCTTACAGAAGCCTTTACGACGAGATTCCGTTTGATGAACTTTTGGTTCTCATGATTTGTGACTTACTTGAAAATGAATACAATACTCAGAAAGAGCTTGACCAACTTTACAACCGAGTGAAAGAGAAGATTAGAACGCTGGGTTAA
- a CDS encoding type III pantothenate kinase → MVLLFDVGNTHTTIALTREGKEFEKYRISTSKYETEDELYAFLKSFFKDYVENLPIVVSSVVPSVNVVFEYFAQKYGNGEVYFVRAQDYDKIIWNVHYPKEIGADRVCDVIAAKKDYGNNCIVIDYGTAITIEVLRDGVYEGGAIMPGFAMMVNALFKGTAKLPLVELKPYPTFIGKDTESNIQIGAINATIGAVKYVIEHIVKEFREAPRIIHTGGQSVFVKNIVDGIIDKDLTLRGMYYFYEEKKNTARKPLD, encoded by the coding sequence ATGGTTTTGTTGTTCGATGTAGGAAATACACATACAACGATTGCTTTAACAAGAGAAGGTAAAGAATTCGAAAAATATCGAATTTCAACCTCAAAGTATGAAACAGAGGACGAACTATACGCATTTTTGAAAAGCTTTTTCAAAGACTATGTTGAAAATTTGCCTATAGTTGTTTCTTCGGTTGTTCCTTCAGTAAATGTTGTATTTGAATATTTTGCTCAAAAATACGGAAACGGAGAAGTCTATTTTGTCAGAGCGCAAGATTATGATAAAATAATATGGAACGTGCACTATCCTAAAGAAATAGGTGCAGATAGAGTTTGCGATGTCATAGCTGCCAAAAAAGATTACGGGAATAACTGTATCGTTATAGACTACGGAACGGCGATAACAATTGAAGTACTTCGAGACGGTGTTTACGAAGGCGGAGCAATAATGCCAGGTTTTGCGATGATGGTAAATGCTCTGTTCAAAGGCACCGCGAAGTTGCCATTAGTCGAGCTTAAACCTTATCCAACGTTCATAGGCAAAGACACGGAATCAAATATCCAAATTGGTGCTATTAATGCAACAATTGGTGCAGTAAAATATGTTATTGAGCACATAGTCAAAGAATTTAGAGAAGCTCCAAGGATAATACATACTGGTGGTCAGTCTGTTTTTGTAAAGAATATTGTTGATGGAATAATCGACAAAGATTTGACACTGCGAGGGATGTACTACTTCTATGAAGAAAAGAAAAATACTGCTCGTAAACCCCTGGATTGA
- a CDS encoding site-2 protease family protein, with translation MNQLVLSALKNVIYGFAAYVLISWPREFFRCLFYRISVERLSSSNRLFPLLKKSPIGYIDPVGLLTFLFFDFGWTRSPLIDYLKIRRKKLFFFSIYGIVASFLLGIIYGMVSRFSNSPIVFNLFYIASKWSFTLSIVSLIPLPPLDGSRIVLAFLPDKSYEWYIKFNFYGILFMLGLLVLWILPMIMHPLVIFITNVTNFIIFGNW, from the coding sequence TTGAATCAGCTTGTCCTTTCTGCTTTGAAGAACGTTATTTATGGCTTTGCTGCTTATGTCTTAATTAGCTGGCCACGTGAGTTTTTCAGATGCCTATTTTACAGAATAAGTGTGGAGCGACTAAGTTCTTCGAATAGACTTTTTCCTCTTTTAAAAAAATCACCCATTGGATACATCGACCCTGTAGGACTATTAACATTTCTATTCTTTGACTTTGGTTGGACTAGGTCTCCTTTAATTGATTACCTCAAAATCAGACGAAAAAAGTTGTTCTTTTTCTCAATTTACGGTATTGTTGCTAGCTTCTTGCTAGGAATAATATACGGAATGGTGAGTAGGTTTTCCAACTCTCCGATAGTTTTCAACCTCTTTTACATTGCTTCAAAATGGAGCTTTACTTTATCTATCGTCTCTTTGATACCTCTCCCGCCCTTAGACGGTTCAAGGATAGTCTTGGCGTTTTTGCCAGACAAATCGTATGAGTGGTACATAAAATTTAATTTTTATGGTATCCTATTCATGTTGGGACTTCTTGTCTTGTGGATTTTACCTATGATAATGCACCCGTTAGTTATTTTTATTACAAACGTTACAAACTTTATCATTTTCGGAAACTGGTAA
- a CDS encoding ABC transporter substrate-binding protein, producing the protein MKKVFVGLLVLVALSIFAVQVNYGIFSDVTTTNIWNLLGSGSSSWNFVVQLWKYPFLLRMNKDGTLIPSAAAEIPKIEKEGNMYTVTVKLRKDMRWSNGAPFTADDVVFTYTTVKGMEIPGGNWGGAYEPEKVEKIDTWTVKFYFKEKKTMTIYYDTLMTAIVCSNYWKPIVEKAKKQKDPVKWLLSQEVIDPGITALNLGKIEKGAFVQVVKQVPNDKYWAYGEKNIYYKGGGFSIVNPKTGFKWSTGDTKQPVTLQVENGPFVDTIVYKVFGNKQVAIQALIAGDIDYIYNPVGLTAGEAEQLKGQKDIKIVSNPQLGFRYLAFNMRKFPMNVKEFRQAIAALIDRDFICNQVLQGRAIPLATPVPPANSFWYNSAVKTIGEGLSMGERYQLAVSLLKKAGFKWDTEPVIDPKDAKNPVKTPGKGLKGPDGKPVPTLTLLSPGMDYDPMRAQTAMYIEQWAKNIGIPLNLKLTDFNEISTKAFDEVDFDMYILGWGIGRVPTYFRSFWHSKEMAPDGFNTPGYNNPEFDALVEEFEYADTFEQARKAIFEAQKILAEDLPYIILFTNPLIEAYRTSIKFPFDNMLDGIQGYFGFPEGVRKVQ; encoded by the coding sequence GTGAAAAAAGTTTTTGTGGGACTTTTGGTGCTTGTTGCACTGTCCATTTTCGCTGTACAGGTTAACTACGGTATCTTCTCTGATGTTACGACAACGAACATCTGGAACTTGCTCGGCTCAGGTTCATCTTCTTGGAACTTTGTTGTTCAGTTGTGGAAATATCCTTTCTTGCTTCGCATGAACAAAGACGGTACTCTCATTCCATCTGCAGCTGCAGAAATTCCTAAAATTGAAAAAGAAGGAAACATGTACACAGTAACAGTAAAACTCAGAAAAGATATGCGCTGGTCAAACGGTGCTCCGTTCACAGCAGATGATGTTGTTTTCACCTACACAACTGTAAAAGGTATGGAAATACCTGGTGGTAACTGGGGTGGAGCTTACGAACCAGAAAAAGTCGAAAAGATTGATACTTGGACAGTGAAGTTCTACTTCAAAGAAAAGAAGACGATGACGATTTACTACGACACACTCATGACCGCTATCGTATGCAGCAACTACTGGAAACCAATAGTAGAAAAAGCAAAGAAACAAAAAGACCCAGTAAAATGGCTACTTTCACAAGAAGTTATTGACCCTGGTATTACGGCACTCAACCTTGGAAAGATTGAAAAAGGTGCGTTCGTGCAAGTTGTAAAACAAGTTCCAAATGACAAATACTGGGCATACGGTGAAAAGAACATTTACTACAAAGGTGGCGGGTTCTCAATTGTTAACCCAAAAACAGGTTTCAAATGGTCAACTGGAGACACAAAACAACCTGTCACACTTCAAGTGGAGAATGGACCATTTGTAGACACAATTGTTTACAAGGTATTCGGTAACAAACAGGTTGCTATCCAGGCTCTCATCGCTGGCGATATTGACTATATTTACAACCCAGTTGGACTTACCGCTGGTGAGGCTGAACAACTCAAAGGTCAAAAGGATATAAAGATAGTTTCCAACCCACAACTTGGATTCAGATACCTTGCATTCAATATGAGAAAGTTCCCAATGAATGTTAAGGAATTCAGGCAAGCTATAGCTGCACTTATCGACCGCGATTTCATTTGTAACCAAGTGCTCCAAGGAAGAGCAATTCCACTTGCAACACCAGTACCACCAGCAAATAGTTTCTGGTACAACTCTGCTGTTAAGACCATCGGAGAAGGACTCAGCATGGGTGAAAGGTATCAACTTGCAGTCAGCTTGCTCAAGAAAGCAGGATTCAAATGGGATACAGAACCAGTTATCGATCCAAAAGATGCAAAGAACCCAGTTAAGACACCTGGTAAAGGTTTGAAAGGTCCAGACGGAAAGCCAGTACCAACACTTACACTCCTTTCACCGGGTATGGACTACGACCCAATGAGAGCACAGACAGCAATGTACATCGAACAATGGGCAAAGAACATCGGTATACCACTTAACTTGAAGCTCACAGACTTCAACGAAATTAGTACGAAAGCATTTGATGAAGTTGACTTCGACATGTACATACTTGGTTGGGGTATCGGAAGGGTGCCAACATACTTCAGGTCATTCTGGCACAGTAAAGAAATGGCACCAGATGGATTCAACACACCAGGTTACAACAACCCAGAATTTGATGCACTTGTTGAAGAATTCGAATATGCAGATACGTTTGAACAAGCAAGGAAAGCTATATTCGAAGCACAAAAGATACTCGCGGAAGACTTACCATATATAATTCTCTTCACCAACCCGTTGATTGAGGCTTACAGAACATCAATCAAATTCCCATTTGACAATATGCTTGATGGTATCCAGGGTTACTTCGGATTCCCAGAAGGTGTAAGGAAGGTTCAGTGA
- a CDS encoding ABC transporter permease, with protein MRSWELILYALVIPLVGIYFSLRKGKRPINYIFLAISLALYYGALFNVKYLYLFSPRFNFIIAPIIYFYGFDLPGLAKFIRNRTAQIVLLLIIYVTVVFFIFLAMPGDYTTKFLDPKLMRNPEMYERMKKLFGVDDPWYVKYYKHMRNFFNLEMGISFSEYPRRVEEIIAERLPRTLFLFLASSVLSFLLGFDLGKRIAWRRGGLIDKAATFVGIVFWTIFTPFYMLILIWLFAVTLKWFPLSGFVTPAKWFNAPFSAQDVFIRLLWTEFFLLVMWIIGIVLASKLKTIKAKKIAVWSFVIAGVVLSIMYWSTNKMGSYALDIIYHLALPVIALVTLHFAGDMLVMRDTMLEVIKEDYITTARAKGLPDKVIRDKHAARTALLPLMTSFVIGLASTVSGGVITETMFSWKGMGLTLLDATTSQDTPLAIGCLVFTGVLVLVAHLVADILYAFLDPRIRY; from the coding sequence ATGAGAAGTTGGGAACTGATTTTATACGCACTCGTGATACCTTTGGTAGGTATCTATTTTTCCCTCAGGAAAGGCAAGAGACCTATTAATTACATATTCCTTGCAATCTCACTTGCGTTGTACTATGGTGCTCTTTTCAATGTGAAATACCTTTACTTGTTCAGTCCAAGATTTAATTTCATCATTGCACCAATAATATACTTCTACGGTTTTGACTTGCCTGGACTTGCCAAGTTCATCAGGAACAGGACTGCTCAGATTGTCCTTTTGCTTATCATCTATGTAACTGTTGTCTTCTTTATCTTCTTAGCCATGCCAGGTGACTATACCACGAAATTTTTGGATCCGAAGTTGATGAGAAATCCTGAAATGTATGAAAGAATGAAAAAACTCTTTGGTGTGGACGACCCGTGGTATGTTAAGTATTACAAACACATGAGAAATTTCTTTAACTTGGAGATGGGTATATCATTCAGTGAATATCCTAGGAGAGTGGAAGAAATCATCGCTGAAAGATTACCGAGAACTTTATTCTTGTTCCTCGCAAGCTCCGTTCTTTCGTTCCTCCTTGGTTTTGACCTTGGGAAAAGAATTGCATGGAGAAGGGGAGGATTAATAGATAAGGCAGCTACATTTGTGGGAATTGTCTTTTGGACGATATTCACTCCATTCTACATGCTTATCCTTATATGGCTCTTTGCGGTTACATTAAAGTGGTTCCCGTTATCTGGTTTTGTTACGCCTGCCAAGTGGTTTAACGCTCCTTTTAGTGCACAGGATGTGTTCATAAGGTTATTGTGGACGGAATTCTTTTTGCTTGTCATGTGGATTATCGGTATTGTATTAGCGTCGAAGTTAAAAACGATAAAGGCTAAGAAGATAGCCGTCTGGTCGTTTGTTATAGCAGGTGTTGTTCTTTCAATCATGTACTGGAGTACCAACAAAATGGGGAGCTATGCTCTTGATATAATTTACCATCTTGCACTCCCCGTCATTGCACTTGTGACATTACACTTTGCAGGAGATATGCTTGTTATGCGTGATACCATGCTTGAGGTAATTAAAGAAGATTACATTACGACAGCCAGAGCAAAGGGACTTCCTGATAAGGTTATACGAGATAAACATGCTGCAAGAACCGCTTTGCTTCCTTTAATGACCAGCTTTGTTATAGGTCTTGCTTCCACGGTAAGTGGAGGAGTCATCACAGAAACGATGTTCTCGTGGAAAGGTATGGGACTTACACTTCTTGACGCAACAACCTCTCAGGATACACCATTAGCTATTGGGTGTCTGGTTTTTACGGGTGTTTTAGTACTTGTCGCCCACCTGGTTGCTGATATACTTTACGCATTCTTAGACCCAAGAATCAGATACTGA
- a CDS encoding gluconeogenesis factor YvcK family protein yields MKVVAVGGGTGLSTLLRGLKNYPFDITAVVTITDEGGSSGILREELNVPPPGDIRNNLVALASSESILSALFNYRFQDGSLKGHSVGNIILAALTKITGSFAEAVARASDILAIKGRVLPVSLKMARLAAIFSDGKCVVGETNIVEYGKTTKNRIVELRLEEPVRINPEVEHAIEESDAIIFGPGSLYTSVIANLIIGGFQESLKRSKAIKIYISNIMTQPGETLQYSLGDHVQEIERYAGISIDYIVHSLPPRNEEVLKRYIEKGSEPVKVDINDNRLILGHYSSVIFENEYRIRHDPLLISEVLFNLLSSLKNKIPSESLQI; encoded by the coding sequence ATGAAGGTCGTTGCCGTAGGTGGTGGAACAGGTCTTTCTACGTTGTTACGTGGTTTGAAAAATTATCCATTCGATATAACAGCCGTAGTTACAATAACTGATGAAGGTGGAAGTTCAGGTATACTTAGGGAAGAACTAAACGTTCCACCACCTGGTGACATAAGAAACAATTTGGTAGCGCTTGCAAGTTCTGAAAGTATTCTTAGTGCGTTGTTTAACTATAGATTTCAAGATGGCTCTTTGAAAGGCCACAGTGTCGGTAACATCATTTTGGCCGCGCTAACAAAGATTACAGGTAGTTTTGCAGAAGCCGTAGCAAGAGCGTCTGATATTCTTGCAATAAAAGGTCGCGTGCTCCCTGTATCATTGAAGATGGCAAGGCTTGCTGCTATCTTCTCAGATGGGAAGTGCGTGGTTGGTGAAACAAACATCGTTGAGTATGGTAAGACTACCAAGAATCGAATAGTTGAATTGAGATTAGAAGAACCTGTGAGAATAAATCCAGAGGTTGAACACGCAATAGAAGAAAGCGATGCTATTATCTTTGGCCCCGGAAGTCTATATACAAGCGTCATTGCGAATTTAATTATCGGTGGATTTCAAGAGAGTCTTAAAAGGTCGAAAGCCATAAAAATCTATATAAGCAATATAATGACTCAACCCGGTGAGACTTTACAATACTCGCTTGGCGACCATGTACAGGAGATTGAAAGATATGCGGGAATCTCTATCGATTACATAGTTCACTCTTTACCTCCTAGAAACGAAGAGGTTTTGAAAAGATACATCGAAAAGGGTTCCGAACCAGTGAAGGTGGATATCAACGATAATCGCTTAATCTTAGGACATTACTCTTCGGTTATTTTCGAAAATGAATACCGAATTAGACATGATCCATTGCTAATCTCAGAAGTATTATTCAACTTGCTGAGCTCGTTAAAGAACAAAATACCGAGTGAAAGTTTACAAATTTAG
- a CDS encoding HD domain-containing protein, with protein MYHKVSRDPIYSEIMLYPVEILIIDTKAMQRLRYLSQLVGAEYVYPGATHTRFAHSLGVMHLSGVYAEHLYDTPDKVRILRLAGLLHDIGHGPFSHQFDDVVYKRLGFNDGHDEYRTRLLREYFPKELIKKYEEAPSTLKKAVLEDLEITLGELSTNMEDNFAQLMEEVIKVYEGEEKGTIEFAVVQGPLGADRLDFVLRDSYYAGTRGFGTGSIDRLIRNSKIVEKDGKTILAYDSKVVDEIYTILFGRFMMYKNVYFHKTSRAADMMIQELLDLSYKALKLDERVLDIEKFLDLTDQTIINEVIFNFYNLVEQYGGGEDTKQALLKYEIDLQPLELDIVMAYEIVERLKSRNLWKVVLETPFSIEGVDPTLVSQGIAGDLLQKIRLRLERCLEIADEEDMKTIKHILGNFDEIFKIDTPYKLTIVHPEEFLRSNIYILKKHSLMTFEEYVRQYPAYNFMKSNLIQIVRIYVTKDIREILEKYKILPETGVEVTTRW; from the coding sequence GTGTATCATAAGGTTTCAAGAGACCCAATTTATTCAGAAATCATGCTTTATCCGGTTGAAATATTAATTATCGACACGAAAGCAATGCAAAGGCTTAGATACCTCAGCCAATTGGTAGGTGCTGAATATGTTTACCCTGGTGCGACACATACCCGTTTTGCACATTCGCTTGGTGTGATGCACCTTTCTGGCGTATATGCCGAACATCTTTATGATACACCAGATAAGGTTCGTATTTTACGTCTCGCAGGACTCCTCCACGATATTGGTCATGGACCTTTCAGCCATCAATTTGATGATGTCGTTTACAAAAGGCTTGGGTTCAATGATGGACACGATGAGTATCGAACAAGACTATTGAGAGAATACTTTCCAAAAGAGTTAATAAAAAAGTACGAAGAAGCTCCATCAACTCTAAAAAAGGCTGTGTTAGAAGATTTGGAGATAACACTTGGTGAACTCTCAACTAACATGGAAGACAACTTTGCACAGTTGATGGAAGAAGTAATAAAAGTTTACGAAGGTGAAGAAAAAGGAACGATTGAATTTGCAGTTGTCCAGGGTCCACTTGGTGCTGACAGACTCGATTTTGTTTTGAGAGATTCATACTATGCGGGGACAAGAGGATTTGGTACGGGTTCTATAGACCGGTTGATTAGGAATTCAAAAATCGTTGAAAAAGATGGAAAAACTATTCTAGCTTACGATTCAAAAGTTGTCGACGAAATATACACAATCTTGTTTGGCAGATTTATGATGTACAAGAACGTTTACTTCCACAAAACTTCAAGAGCAGCGGACATGATGATACAAGAACTCTTGGACCTTTCATACAAGGCGCTTAAATTAGACGAACGTGTTTTGGACATTGAAAAATTTTTGGACCTCACTGATCAAACAATCATTAACGAAGTTATATTCAATTTCTACAATCTCGTTGAACAATACGGTGGTGGAGAGGATACAAAGCAAGCACTTTTAAAATACGAAATAGATCTTCAACCTCTCGAACTTGACATTGTAATGGCTTACGAAATTGTCGAGAGATTAAAATCACGAAATTTGTGGAAAGTTGTCTTGGAAACACCATTTTCAATAGAAGGTGTCGACCCAACACTCGTAAGCCAAGGTATTGCCGGAGACTTGCTACAAAAAATTCGTCTAAGGCTTGAAAGATGCTTGGAAATTGCCGACGAAGAAGACATGAAAACAATCAAGCACATCCTTGGTAACTTTGATGAAATTTTCAAAATAGATACCCCTTACAAACTTACAATTGTTCATCCCGAAGAGTTTCTGAGAAGTAATATATACATTCTAAAAAAACACAGCCTAATGACCTTTGAAGAATATGTTAGACAGTATCCGGCTTACAACTTCATGAAGAGCAACCTGATACAAATTGTAAGAATATATGTTACGAAGGATATACGCGAGATACTGGAGAAATACAAGATACTCCCTGAAACAGGTGTGGAAGTAACGACGCGATGGTAA
- the rapZ gene encoding RNase adapter RapZ — MKELVILTGYSGAGKSTAAGLLEDLGFFCIDNLPPEVIYQVASLVLPSVEKLAIVIDVRGYMFGNVTKAIKDIKERFPFTKVIFLTATKETLVQRFAHTRRSHPLSKQATSIMEAIDLEAEMMKDILEMADIVIDTSQMNPHQLREKLTKVLEPTEGKDFTVHIISFGFKYGIPLDADFVFDVRFFPNPFYIPELRPKDGRDEEVKEFLRNIEGSTEYLNRIKSVILFAINRYHSEGRKELIIAIGCTGGKHRSVYFAEELSSQLEKENFKTTVEHRDVALG, encoded by the coding sequence TTGAAAGAGCTTGTGATATTGACAGGGTACTCGGGAGCGGGTAAGTCCACCGCTGCTGGTTTGCTTGAAGATTTAGGTTTCTTCTGTATAGATAACCTTCCACCTGAAGTTATATACCAAGTAGCCAGCCTCGTGTTGCCAAGTGTGGAAAAACTGGCCATTGTTATTGACGTTCGAGGATATATGTTCGGCAATGTTACAAAAGCCATCAAAGATATCAAAGAAAGGTTCCCGTTCACAAAGGTTATCTTCTTAACCGCCACGAAAGAAACTTTGGTCCAAAGATTTGCGCACACTAGAAGGTCTCACCCACTTTCTAAACAGGCCACATCGATAATGGAAGCAATAGATCTGGAAGCTGAGATGATGAAAGACATCCTCGAGATGGCTGACATCGTGATCGATACGTCCCAGATGAATCCTCACCAACTAAGAGAAAAATTGACAAAGGTTCTTGAGCCCACGGAAGGAAAGGATTTTACCGTGCATATAATCAGTTTTGGTTTCAAATATGGAATACCGCTTGATGCGGATTTTGTTTTCGATGTCCGCTTCTTTCCAAATCCTTTCTATATTCCAGAACTCCGCCCGAAAGACGGCCGCGATGAGGAAGTTAAAGAATTCTTGAGAAATATAGAAGGTAGTACCGAATATTTGAATAGGATAAAATCCGTTATCTTATTTGCCATAAATAGATACCACTCAGAGGGTAGAAAAGAATTAATTATTGCGATAGGATGTACCGGTGGAAAACACCGGTCTGTTTACTTTGCTGAAGAGTTGTCTTCTCAGCTTGAAAAAGAGAATTTCAAAACAACCGTTGAACATCGGGATGTGGCACTTGGATGA
- the murI gene encoding glutamate racemase, whose translation MRIGLFDSGIGGLSVLKKLIETLPAHYIYVADTMRAPYGTKSRDTIETFSREIIGFLMERKVERIFAACNTSDSTMAKYRHAFKIPYHSIIQAGVNASKYERVAVIGTHTTVQSGIYKHALEERGKKVAQRPAQLFVSLVEEGIFYGNMVEAVVKFYLEPFRRFKPDELILGCTHFPFLKDIIARVMENVRIIDPADEMVREISHLVGSGKPFVEFYVTGNPEEFEKKLKKIGFRHPYQVKHLEVTELEQKVVYFERACDIDRVLGSG comes from the coding sequence ATGAGAATTGGACTATTCGATTCAGGAATAGGCGGTCTTTCTGTCTTAAAAAAATTAATTGAAACCCTACCGGCTCATTATATTTACGTTGCAGATACTATGCGTGCCCCATATGGTACAAAATCACGTGATACAATAGAAACTTTCAGTAGGGAAATCATTGGCTTTCTGATGGAACGAAAAGTTGAGCGAATATTTGCAGCATGCAACACTTCCGATTCAACAATGGCGAAATATCGCCATGCTTTCAAAATACCGTATCACAGCATTATCCAAGCAGGTGTCAACGCCTCAAAATATGAGAGAGTTGCGGTCATAGGCACTCATACAACAGTTCAGAGCGGTATCTATAAACACGCTCTTGAAGAAAGAGGAAAAAAGGTTGCTCAAAGACCCGCTCAGCTTTTCGTTTCATTGGTTGAAGAAGGTATATTCTATGGCAACATGGTTGAAGCCGTCGTTAAATTCTATCTAGAACCATTTCGAAGATTTAAACCCGACGAACTGATTCTTGGATGTACGCATTTCCCATTCCTTAAGGACATAATAGCACGTGTTATGGAAAACGTTAGAATTATCGACCCCGCAGATGAAATGGTTAGGGAAATATCCCACCTTGTTGGTAGTGGAAAGCCGTTCGTCGAATTTTATGTAACTGGCAATCCAGAAGAGTTTGAGAAAAAGCTTAAAAAGATTGGATTCAGACATCCTTACCAAGTGAAACATCTTGAAGTCACAGAATTAGAACAGAAGGTGGTATACTTTGAAAGAGCTTGTGATATTGACAGGGTACTCGGGAGCGGGTAA